A window of Hyalangium gracile contains these coding sequences:
- a CDS encoding helix-turn-helix transcriptional regulator has product MALKQARKRAGMTQAEAAEGIGIAPEVYGRMERGGVLPSVPTLLRMCLILGSGPHELMGFAEVEPRQSAPGVNTVPPGPSDTPEKRRLLHRLARLDSPKLKALARLVTLLLPGR; this is encoded by the coding sequence GTGGCCTTGAAGCAGGCACGCAAGCGAGCGGGCATGACTCAAGCAGAAGCAGCCGAGGGCATCGGCATCGCTCCCGAGGTGTACGGGCGCATGGAGCGGGGGGGCGTGCTGCCGAGCGTTCCAACGCTGTTGCGCATGTGCCTGATTCTCGGCAGCGGCCCCCATGAACTGATGGGGTTTGCCGAGGTGGAGCCGAGGCAGAGCGCCCCCGGGGTAAACACGGTGCCCCCCGGCCCGAGTGACACGCCCGAGAAGCGCCGCCTCTTGCACCGCCTCGCTCGCCTAGACAGTCCGAAGCTCAAGGCACTGGCGCGGTTGGTCACCTTACTTCTGCCGGGGCGCTGA
- a CDS encoding HNH endonuclease, translating to MLRRLLANAHWYEHKYDQPDIPIHEEKFENEYLRYHLSFESRDARQLAALTYKALDASKANYTNHTFKTIKERSARQSLRCELCGGEIDYATADSKDPKRFSLDHIWPRSLGGTSDEDNLRVTCGGCNEFRQNYTSAADMHYEHWHVKVPEASESFLKEADRKFRLAVNLRSNFACQRCDRPVSALPDGLRLEARSREENHNIFNSISVCIDCKP from the coding sequence ATGCTGCGCCGACTGCTCGCAAACGCGCACTGGTACGAGCACAAGTACGACCAACCGGACATACCAATACACGAAGAGAAATTTGAGAACGAATACCTTCGTTATCATCTCTCATTCGAGTCGCGCGACGCAAGACAATTAGCCGCTCTGACATACAAGGCTCTAGATGCTTCAAAAGCAAACTACACAAATCACACATTCAAGACAATTAAAGAGCGGAGTGCACGCCAATCCCTTCGTTGTGAGTTGTGCGGAGGCGAAATCGACTACGCCACCGCAGACTCTAAAGATCCCAAGCGATTCTCACTGGACCATATCTGGCCGCGCTCACTAGGGGGAACGAGCGACGAAGACAACTTGAGAGTCACTTGTGGCGGATGCAATGAATTTAGGCAGAATTACACCAGCGCGGCCGACATGCACTATGAGCACTGGCACGTAAAGGTCCCAGAAGCATCAGAGTCATTCCTCAAAGAGGCCGATAGAAAATTTCGGCTAGCGGTCAATCTCCGCTCGAATTTCGCATGTCAGCGATGCGACCGGCCAGTCTCAGCACTCCCCGACGGACTTCGTCTCGAAGCACGATCCCGAGAAGAGAACCATAACATATTCAACAGCATCTCCGTTTGTATCGACTGCAAGCCATGA
- a CDS encoding DGQHR domain-containing protein: MTKRSTRQKLESRTFYGFRVHQRDEGGKAFFVFATTARDVLAWSYVARVSEKEGGIQRRLNEAKVTSIARYFESDTENTIPTSTIVAFKPNVTKFKRIRPQPPQPTNGVEWGYLTFEFNPLSAEDKRPAFVVDGQHRLHGMSRIENEELPVLISALLDADPNEQAFQFIVINNKASKVPPDLVKSLIVDFDESNLNERLKTARVSLQGRASLVAIIDDDPESPLHQMVDWERRRGEGNPCIKPVALEGGLHYARRRLLALEDDDDAVIEFFFSLWHGVRDAYPRLWKKTDNNLFSNAGFRAFTEHLVDELDTLDRAEFVNISNPRDVRQTATKLSSQITPEFWTTEWTLKSLDTSAGREIIRKDLRRIRQNLKDKEDWSAGLAVLARQAVASE, from the coding sequence ATGACGAAACGCTCCACTCGACAGAAACTCGAAAGCAGAACCTTCTACGGCTTTCGCGTCCATCAAAGAGACGAAGGCGGAAAAGCCTTTTTTGTTTTTGCAACCACCGCAAGAGACGTCCTTGCATGGTCATACGTTGCGCGCGTTTCAGAAAAAGAAGGAGGAATTCAACGCCGACTAAATGAGGCAAAGGTCACCTCGATCGCTCGATACTTTGAGTCAGACACGGAAAACACAATCCCCACAAGCACAATTGTGGCCTTCAAGCCAAATGTAACAAAGTTCAAGCGAATTCGGCCGCAACCGCCACAGCCAACGAATGGCGTAGAGTGGGGCTATCTAACATTTGAGTTCAATCCTCTCTCCGCCGAGGACAAGCGACCAGCATTCGTTGTTGATGGCCAGCACAGACTGCACGGCATGAGCAGAATAGAGAACGAGGAACTGCCAGTTCTGATCTCAGCTCTGCTGGACGCAGATCCCAATGAACAAGCGTTTCAGTTCATTGTCATTAACAACAAGGCATCAAAGGTGCCGCCAGATCTTGTCAAGTCTCTAATTGTGGATTTCGATGAGAGCAACCTCAATGAACGCCTTAAGACAGCCAGGGTCTCGTTACAAGGACGGGCTTCTCTTGTGGCCATCATCGATGATGATCCAGAGAGCCCACTCCATCAAATGGTCGATTGGGAACGACGTCGCGGCGAAGGCAATCCTTGCATAAAGCCAGTAGCGCTTGAGGGCGGACTACACTATGCACGGCGGCGCCTGCTGGCACTCGAAGATGACGACGACGCAGTAATTGAGTTCTTTTTCTCCCTTTGGCATGGGGTTCGCGACGCATATCCCCGCCTATGGAAAAAGACGGACAACAATCTCTTCTCAAATGCAGGATTCAGGGCATTTACAGAGCATCTGGTTGACGAACTAGACACGCTCGATCGTGCCGAGTTCGTCAACATCTCCAATCCACGGGATGTTCGCCAGACCGCAACGAAACTCTCATCCCAGATTACACCTGAATTCTGGACCACTGAGTGGACACTCAAAAGCCTAGATACTTCAGCTGGCCGCGAAATCATCCGCAAGGATCTCCGCAGGATTAGGCAGAACTTGAAAGACAAGGAAGATTGGTCCGCTGGCCTCGCAGTGCTTGCACGTCAAGCTGTGGCGTCCGAGTAG
- a CDS encoding type I restriction enzyme HsdR N-terminal domain-containing protein — MQLRSEEEIRSKVVMTWLAGLGFSPEDILVEPTFEVRLGRSVLKADSRSQRDPGKFNPRADVLVRHVDGRNLLIVEVKAPSEPLDDNAREQGLAYARLLRNGGIAPFVVLTNGVNTRIFDSISGKELGSEGIPPEHGHVKAGFVATGDIQELRATALEILVSLNPANLMLFCREQVALRMRKLRDINLLSGRKYVPDLYINRPEAQKRLHELIARGRRVILLIGPPQVGKTNLMCHTVEQRLNEGLPTLFYPASAIGGLSEELQDDFEWILKQGVASQSILAERLSNIARASGKQLAVFIDGWNEATIDAARSIDQDVERIVSSQISFIISMTTVAARRLLTDQTGDPSFIADSAGVNQQDLLQLELRSSFQNRNWDIVRLENYNYEETELAYQHYANLLNVQVPYRHRKVSDPLLLRTAMLSCQGGVLPESLEEPLWLGRLIEAKLGRARLRTPQAGRSLLTTAAEELLAHGSPIREDRLTARWGIPLSEGVPDGLFEAAILIRRAGTGKSTGVDFYYERERDFVIAYWTRNWDRWMDTEVSTIKSELADIVQTEVGRSSLEWFLTESTNNELLKKVFGDLACHDNPTVRRLLMSCAASNFWAEPIDPDWQVYAIRAGLKDGSMEVRLEAAEFLDRLRIEGEERSPLSTLAKDRQSIQNLLMVDSQFPLEPRTTGEIALRAFLALHSEGAEPEDFDEWDFDHGSSVTRVLADLAGTPEYRAIAMKAFAYIAPHAFFEWLTPQLPSDGKLAQEYTDAILDALGNATDRIHEFLYTMHEREGGMLDALKERSSNRRERKKDLESHREWFQRLRQIYSPIIKNFDCQELQQFLDDLEPEEDKRKARTPKSRPKRA; from the coding sequence ATGCAGCTACGCTCGGAAGAAGAGATCCGCAGCAAGGTGGTCATGACATGGCTGGCGGGACTTGGATTTTCTCCTGAAGACATCCTTGTAGAACCCACCTTCGAGGTGCGACTCGGCCGCAGTGTCCTGAAAGCCGACTCACGCTCTCAGCGGGATCCTGGTAAATTCAACCCTCGCGCCGATGTCCTCGTGCGTCACGTCGACGGCCGCAATCTCCTTATCGTCGAGGTTAAAGCCCCGAGCGAGCCGCTGGACGACAATGCACGAGAGCAAGGCCTTGCCTATGCACGCCTCCTCCGCAATGGAGGCATCGCCCCATTCGTCGTTCTGACGAACGGAGTGAACACTCGGATCTTCGATTCGATCTCGGGAAAGGAACTTGGGAGCGAGGGCATCCCTCCCGAGCACGGCCATGTCAAGGCGGGCTTTGTGGCGACAGGCGACATCCAGGAACTTCGCGCCACAGCACTGGAGATATTGGTCAGCCTGAATCCCGCCAACCTGATGCTCTTCTGTAGGGAGCAGGTCGCCCTTCGTATGCGGAAACTCCGCGACATCAATCTTCTCAGCGGACGCAAGTACGTTCCGGACCTATACATTAATCGCCCCGAGGCCCAAAAACGCCTCCACGAACTGATTGCTCGCGGTCGTCGTGTCATCCTCCTGATTGGGCCGCCCCAGGTCGGGAAGACGAACCTGATGTGCCACACCGTTGAGCAACGCTTGAACGAGGGGCTACCTACGCTCTTCTATCCCGCAAGTGCCATCGGCGGCCTTTCTGAGGAGTTGCAGGATGACTTCGAGTGGATCCTGAAACAAGGAGTTGCCTCCCAATCGATATTGGCCGAGAGGCTGTCAAACATCGCCAGGGCAAGCGGCAAGCAACTTGCTGTATTCATTGATGGATGGAACGAGGCCACGATCGATGCCGCGAGGTCCATCGATCAGGACGTCGAACGGATTGTATCGTCTCAAATCTCGTTCATCATCAGCATGACGACAGTCGCGGCGCGACGATTGCTGACCGACCAGACGGGCGATCCCTCGTTCATCGCTGACTCCGCTGGAGTCAATCAACAAGACCTGCTCCAGTTGGAACTAAGATCATCATTCCAAAACAGGAATTGGGACATCGTTCGCCTGGAGAACTACAACTACGAAGAAACAGAATTGGCGTATCAGCATTACGCCAACCTCCTGAATGTCCAAGTCCCTTACCGTCATCGAAAGGTAAGCGATCCCCTCCTCCTACGTACTGCCATGCTGAGCTGCCAGGGAGGAGTCCTGCCCGAAAGCCTGGAGGAGCCGCTCTGGCTGGGCAGGCTCATTGAGGCAAAGCTTGGACGTGCTCGCTTGCGCACTCCTCAGGCAGGTCGATCGCTACTCACGACCGCAGCAGAAGAATTGCTCGCGCATGGCAGCCCCATCCGGGAAGACCGTTTGACCGCGCGGTGGGGCATACCTCTGTCAGAAGGAGTGCCCGATGGCCTCTTCGAAGCCGCGATCTTGATTCGCCGTGCGGGCACAGGGAAGTCAACCGGAGTGGATTTCTACTACGAGCGCGAACGTGACTTCGTGATCGCGTACTGGACACGAAATTGGGACCGTTGGATGGATACGGAAGTAAGTACAATCAAGTCCGAACTGGCTGATATTGTCCAGACCGAGGTCGGGCGCAGTTCACTCGAATGGTTCCTGACGGAGAGCACCAACAATGAACTGCTGAAGAAGGTTTTCGGAGACCTCGCCTGTCACGACAACCCAACTGTCCGCCGACTCCTGATGTCCTGTGCTGCTTCCAACTTCTGGGCGGAACCAATTGATCCAGACTGGCAAGTCTACGCCATCCGTGCCGGACTCAAGGATGGCAGCATGGAGGTTAGACTCGAGGCAGCAGAATTTTTAGATAGATTGCGCATTGAAGGAGAGGAACGCTCTCCCTTGTCAACCCTGGCGAAAGATCGCCAATCCATCCAGAACCTGCTGATGGTTGACTCCCAATTCCCGCTTGAGCCGAGAACGACAGGAGAAATCGCGCTAAGAGCATTCTTGGCGCTGCATTCCGAAGGTGCTGAACCGGAAGACTTTGATGAATGGGACTTCGATCATGGCTCCAGCGTCACCAGAGTCCTGGCAGACTTGGCAGGCACTCCGGAATACCGGGCCATCGCCATGAAGGCCTTTGCGTATATCGCACCTCATGCCTTCTTTGAGTGGCTCACGCCCCAATTGCCATCTGATGGAAAACTGGCTCAGGAGTATACCGACGCAATCCTAGATGCGCTGGGCAATGCTACTGACCGCATCCATGAGTTCCTATACACAATGCACGAGCGAGAAGGCGGCATGCTGGATGCTTTGAAAGAGCGAAGCAGTAATCGACGCGAGCGTAAGAAAGACCTTGAGAGCCACAGGGAATGGTTCCAGAGGCTTCGGCAGATATATTCCCCCATTATCAAGAATTTCGACTGCCAGGAACTCCAACAGTTCCTGGACGATCTCGAACCAGAAGAAGACAAGCGCAAGGCTCGGACTCCAAAATCCCGCCCCAAACGCGCGTAG